One genomic segment of Dehalococcoidia bacterium includes these proteins:
- a CDS encoding SCO1664 family protein, translating into MGKNWCPDRPDILEILREAEIQGFDLIPSGSNYAFVLQLDAGEAGKGLAVYKPKRGEAPLWDYPGGSLYKREAAAYVLSELLGWQLVPPTIVRDGPHGVGSAQLFIEHNPRVTFFNLRESRQFELQRMALFDVVANNGDRKGGHCLLGVDGRVWGIDHGLTFHHELKLRTVIWDYAGEPAPPALLRDLEALRALLERDHATAAQLRELLSRQELSALRQRLERLLRDRRFPESGYRRPVPWPPV; encoded by the coding sequence ATGGGCAAGAATTGGTGCCCCGATCGGCCGGACATTCTCGAAATTCTGCGCGAAGCCGAGATCCAGGGTTTCGATCTGATCCCCAGCGGCTCGAACTACGCCTTCGTCCTGCAGCTCGACGCCGGCGAGGCGGGCAAGGGCCTTGCCGTCTACAAGCCGAAGCGCGGCGAGGCGCCGCTTTGGGACTATCCCGGCGGCTCACTCTACAAGCGTGAGGCGGCGGCATACGTGCTCAGTGAGTTGCTCGGCTGGCAGCTCGTGCCGCCGACGATCGTGCGCGACGGTCCGCACGGCGTCGGCAGCGCCCAGCTCTTCATCGAGCATAATCCGCGGGTCACGTTCTTCAACCTGCGGGAATCACGCCAGTTCGAGCTGCAGCGGATGGCGCTGTTCGACGTGGTGGCCAACAACGGCGACCGCAAGGGCGGTCACTGCCTGCTGGGCGTAGACGGGCGCGTTTGGGGCATCGACCACGGATTGACCTTCCACCACGAGCTGAAGCTGCGCACGGTGATCTGGGACTACGCCGGCGAGCCCGCGCCGCCGGCGCTGCTGCGCGATCTGGAGGCGCTGCGGGCTTTGCTTGAGCGCGACCACGCGACAGCGGCGCAATTGCGCGAGTTGTTGAGCCGGCAAGAGCTAAGTGCCCTGCGCCAGCGACTCGAGCGGCTGCTGCGCGACCGGCGCTTCCCTGAATCGGGCTACCGTCGCCCGGTGCCCTGGCCGCCGGTCTGA
- a CDS encoding LON peptidase substrate-binding domain-containing protein, whose amino-acid sequence MSDGGSLLPIFPLGTVLFPGGALPLQIFEERYKLMINRCIDERRAFGVVLIKAGVEVGGDAVPHGVGTTARIARVERLPQGRFNLLTVGVDRFRILDADRSQPYLQATVEFLERPDASEETTAAAAARVSALFSDHYRWTLQLGDQWTRHVSLPSRPEMLADFIASRLEVEVSVKQELLETRTVRGCLEREERILDQTNRLLLARVQAQQQQKYGGFGATN is encoded by the coding sequence GTGAGCGACGGCGGGTCGCTGCTGCCGATTTTTCCCCTGGGCACGGTGCTCTTTCCGGGGGGCGCGCTGCCGCTCCAGATCTTCGAAGAGCGGTATAAACTGATGATCAACCGCTGCATCGACGAGCGGCGCGCCTTCGGCGTTGTGCTGATCAAGGCCGGCGTCGAAGTGGGCGGCGACGCGGTTCCACACGGCGTCGGCACGACGGCCCGCATCGCCCGCGTGGAGCGGCTGCCACAGGGCCGCTTCAACCTGCTTACCGTGGGCGTGGACCGGTTTCGCATCCTCGATGCGGACCGCTCACAGCCGTACCTGCAGGCGACGGTGGAGTTCTTGGAGCGGCCCGACGCGAGCGAGGAGACGACGGCGGCCGCGGCGGCGCGCGTGTCGGCGCTGTTCTCCGACCACTACCGCTGGACGCTGCAGCTCGGCGATCAGTGGACGCGCCACGTCTCGCTGCCGTCGCGGCCGGAGATGCTGGCGGACTTCATCGCCAGCCGCCTTGAGGTCGAGGTGAGCGTGAAGCAGGAATTGCTCGAAACCAGGACGGTGCGTGGCTGCCTCGAGCGCGAGGAACGCATCCTCGATCAGACCAACCGGCTGCTGCTCGCGCGGGTGCAGGCGCAGCAGCAGCAAAAGTACGGCGGCTTCGGAGCGACAAATTGA
- a CDS encoding LLM class flavin-dependent oxidoreductase: MAITFGVLAGHGGDWLGDAEIAEALGFDSVWVGDHVLWHAPSPDPAVVLGALAARTRRVRIGSGVMLAALRPPLVIAKQAATLDLLSGGRFILGVGAGGENPLEFDNVGIGVHERGGRLDETLAICRALWTRPEVNFDGRFYRLRAARFDLQPATAGGPPIWVGGRSAAALRRTGRLGDGWLAFAVTPERFAAGWRRVRKEAELAGRDPDVLTPALQLWCSYADDSKTARKVIAPAIEAFYSVPYERFARYCIAGNAADWRSGLQAYVDAGVRHINLIPAGGDVAGQLVQIAETTLPAFA, translated from the coding sequence ATGGCGATTACGTTCGGTGTGTTGGCGGGGCATGGCGGCGACTGGCTTGGCGATGCCGAGATCGCCGAGGCGCTCGGCTTCGACTCGGTTTGGGTGGGCGACCACGTGCTCTGGCACGCGCCCTCGCCCGATCCGGCCGTCGTGCTGGGCGCGCTCGCCGCCCGCACCAGGCGCGTACGCATCGGCAGCGGGGTGATGCTGGCGGCGCTGCGGCCGCCGCTGGTGATCGCCAAGCAGGCCGCAACGCTGGACCTGCTCAGCGGCGGGCGCTTTATCCTCGGCGTCGGCGCCGGCGGGGAGAACCCGCTCGAGTTCGACAACGTCGGCATCGGTGTACACGAGCGCGGCGGCCGCCTCGACGAGACGCTGGCGATCTGCCGGGCGCTCTGGACGCGGCCCGAAGTGAACTTCGACGGCCGCTTCTACCGGCTACGCGCCGCGCGCTTCGATCTTCAGCCCGCGACCGCCGGCGGGCCGCCGATTTGGGTCGGCGGGCGATCGGCCGCGGCTCTGCGCCGCACCGGGCGGCTGGGCGACGGCTGGCTCGCCTTCGCCGTCACCCCGGAGCGCTTTGCCGCCGGCTGGCGAAGGGTGCGCAAGGAGGCCGAGCTGGCCGGGCGCGACCCGGATGTTCTCACGCCGGCCCTGCAGCTCTGGTGCTCCTACGCCGATGACTCGAAGACTGCCCGCAAGGTGATTGCGCCGGCAATCGAGGCGTTCTACAGCGTGCCGTACGAGCGCTTCGCACGCTACTGCATCGCCGGCAACGCGGCGGACTGGCGCAGCGGTCTGCAGGCGTACGTCGACGCCGGCGTGCGGCACATCAACCTCATCCCGGCGGGCGGTGATGTCGCAGGGCAACTTGTTCAGATTGCGGAGACGACTCTGCCGGCCTTCGCCTGA
- a CDS encoding phosphoenolpyruvate carboxykinase, with amino-acid sequence MVARLVAPAYEIRAKTIIRNPSQADLHRFTAEMPNARPTEFGNLNVKARVDARSKASTYIVTDQPEQHSDQTISRAEGRRIAEYQDAYIADQDMLVIDGWIGSDPQFRVAARLVIEKANANIAGMQQYLYYSNDLPSEPKLTIIYTPNLQAPGYPNDRLIAVDLDAGVTRVLNSDYFGESKKGGLRMWNKIVQDRGGLALHAGCKVIPVGDREKVMLIVGLSGTGKTTTTFTRQNGSRPVQDDFVALMPGGRVYTTEDGCFAKTFALDPQFEPAIHGAVVRDNAYLENVSVNAAGKVDFFDTSYTQNGRAVFPMSSIDAYDPAKLGPVDFFLILNRNDNIIPAVAKLSQAQAAAYFMLGETQGTSAGGKDEMGKALRVPGTNPFFPLLHAMQGNRFLELLQSHPIEVFLLNTGWVGGGDGDPHAKKVKIPHSSAVVKAIAEGTIRWQQDPDFGYQIAATLPSIAPDDSDLLQPRLKYEREGRLEEYNQIVAKLKRERAAAFAEYPGLGAEIVAAIS; translated from the coding sequence ATGGTCGCCAGGTTGGTAGCGCCAGCATACGAGATACGCGCGAAAACGATCATCCGCAATCCATCGCAGGCCGATCTGCATCGCTTCACCGCCGAGATGCCCAATGCGCGGCCCACGGAGTTCGGCAATCTGAACGTGAAGGCGCGCGTCGATGCGCGCTCGAAGGCCAGCACCTACATTGTGACGGACCAACCGGAGCAGCATTCAGACCAGACGATTTCGCGGGCCGAGGGGCGGCGCATCGCCGAGTATCAGGACGCCTACATCGCCGATCAGGACATGCTGGTGATCGACGGCTGGATCGGCAGCGATCCGCAGTTTCGCGTCGCGGCGCGACTTGTCATCGAAAAGGCCAACGCCAATATCGCCGGCATGCAGCAGTACCTCTATTACAGCAACGATCTGCCTTCCGAACCGAAGCTCACCATTATCTACACGCCGAATCTGCAGGCGCCCGGCTATCCCAATGACCGCCTGATCGCCGTTGACCTCGATGCGGGCGTGACGCGCGTGCTCAACTCCGACTACTTCGGTGAGTCGAAGAAGGGCGGCCTGCGCATGTGGAACAAGATCGTGCAGGACCGCGGCGGCCTGGCGCTGCACGCCGGCTGCAAGGTGATCCCCGTGGGCGACCGCGAGAAGGTGATGCTGATCGTCGGCCTCTCCGGCACGGGCAAGACGACCACGACCTTCACCCGCCAGAACGGCTCGCGGCCGGTGCAGGACGATTTCGTCGCGCTGATGCCCGGCGGCCGCGTCTACACCACCGAGGACGGCTGCTTCGCCAAGACCTTCGCCCTCGACCCGCAGTTCGAGCCCGCCATCCACGGCGCGGTGGTGCGCGACAACGCCTATCTGGAAAACGTCTCCGTGAACGCGGCGGGCAAGGTCGACTTCTTCGATACGTCGTACACCCAGAACGGCCGCGCCGTCTTCCCGATGTCCAGCATCGACGCCTATGACCCTGCGAAGCTCGGCCCGGTGGACTTCTTCCTGATTCTCAACCGCAACGACAACATTATCCCAGCCGTGGCCAAGCTTTCGCAGGCGCAGGCCGCGGCGTACTTCATGCTCGGTGAGACGCAAGGCACGAGCGCCGGCGGCAAGGACGAGATGGGCAAGGCGCTCCGCGTGCCCGGCACCAATCCGTTCTTCCCCTTGCTGCACGCCATGCAAGGCAACCGCTTCCTGGAGCTGCTGCAGTCGCACCCGATCGAGGTCTTCCTGCTGAACACCGGCTGGGTCGGCGGCGGCGACGGCGACCCACACGCCAAGAAGGTCAAGATTCCGCACTCCTCCGCCGTGGTGAAGGCGATCGCCGAGGGCACGATTCGCTGGCAGCAGGATCCCGACTTCGGCTACCAGATCGCCGCTACGCTGCCGAGCATTGCGCCCGACGACAGCGATCTGCTGCAGCCGCGCCTGAAGTACGAGCGCGAAGGCCGGCTCGAAGAATACAACCAGATCGTGGCGAAGCTGAAGCGCGAGCGGGCGGCGGCCTTCGCCGAATATCCCGGCCTCGGCGCCGAGATCGTGGCGGCCATCAGCTAG
- a CDS encoding SRPBCC domain-containing protein: MSEGRGRIECDEFLAHPPSVVWRAITDPGLQARWWAPGDVRPVVGHCFTLDLGGLGEMACEVLAVEPERMIRYRLGGGSIDTILTWRLVPEGRGTRLLLMQEGFDFDSPLARDVYERMNQGWPIVLHRMEPVLREFAIY; encoded by the coding sequence ATGAGCGAGGGTCGGGGCAGGATCGAATGCGACGAGTTCCTCGCCCATCCGCCGTCGGTGGTGTGGCGCGCGATCACCGATCCTGGCTTGCAGGCGCGGTGGTGGGCGCCGGGCGATGTGCGACCGGTGGTCGGCCACTGCTTCACTCTCGACCTGGGCGGACTGGGCGAGATGGCGTGCGAGGTGCTGGCCGTGGAGCCGGAACGGATGATTCGCTACCGCCTGGGTGGCGGTTCGATCGACACGATCCTGACCTGGCGCCTGGTGCCGGAGGGCCGTGGGACCAGGCTGCTGCTCATGCAGGAGGGCTTCGACTTTGACTCGCCGCTGGCCAGGGACGTCTACGAACGCATGAACCAGGGGTGGCCGATCGTGTTGCACCGCATGGAGCCCGTGCTGCGGGAGTTCGCCATCTACTAA
- a CDS encoding DUF2182 domain-containing protein: MIALAFLVVAVLAWGLTVARMRSMDAMTTGFGAFGPFVVTWTVMMAAMMLPSATPLVFEFARTAEGRRGWRAATALLGATYLGIWSAFGVACYALYNVLGMPWPHQALIGGGVLVLAGLYALTPIKRASEAWCRELCALHGPLPFNLMRSALVAGGRYGLSCLGCSAGLMLAMLLIGLSSLAWMIVLTAVILVYKLAPAPTPRWTIALSVALVALGIVYWIGA; the protein is encoded by the coding sequence GTGATCGCACTCGCTTTTCTCGTCGTCGCGGTCCTTGCCTGGGGCCTGACCGTCGCGCGGATGCGTTCGATGGACGCCATGACGACGGGGTTTGGCGCCTTTGGCCCGTTCGTCGTGACCTGGACGGTGATGATGGCCGCGATGATGCTTCCCTCGGCGACACCGCTGGTGTTCGAGTTCGCGCGAACTGCCGAGGGCCGGCGCGGCTGGCGGGCTGCAACCGCCTTGCTCGGCGCGACATACCTTGGGATATGGTCAGCGTTCGGCGTCGCCTGCTATGCGCTCTACAACGTTCTGGGAATGCCTTGGCCGCACCAGGCGCTCATCGGAGGAGGCGTCCTCGTCCTCGCCGGCCTCTACGCATTGACGCCGATCAAGCGCGCGAGTGAAGCGTGGTGCCGCGAGCTGTGCGCGCTCCATGGCCCGCTGCCGTTCAACCTGATGCGCAGCGCACTCGTGGCCGGAGGCCGCTATGGGCTGAGCTGCCTCGGCTGCTCCGCGGGTCTGATGCTGGCGATGCTGCTGATCGGACTTTCGAGTCTCGCCTGGATGATCGTGCTCACCGCGGTCATCCTGGTGTATAAGCTTGCCCCCGCCCCGACGCCACGCTGGACAATCGCGTTGTCGGTTGCGCTGGTCGCGCTCGGCATCGTCTACTGGATCGGCGCGTAA
- the mnmE gene encoding tRNA uridine-5-carboxymethylaminomethyl(34) synthesis GTPase MnmE: MREDTIAAIATAPGEGAIGVVRISGPGATGIAKRIGLGSLRDRRARFAHFRDPASGAALDEGIALLMRGPRSYTGEDVVELQGHGGSRVLRRLFEATLCAGARAAEPGEFTLRAFLNGRLDLAQAEAVLALVQARTDVAADLALAGLQGKLTGPLRAARTAALELLAYLSARADFPDEDVPLRDIGPELAALGDRLERLAAEAEYGLLQREGASIAIVGRPNAGKSSLLNRLLRQDRAIVTPVPGTTRDTLEETANLGGLRVVLTDTAGIRETTDAVERLGVERSRAAAAASDLLLLVIDASTPLNDDDRSLLALAASAPSIAALNKLDLGALVAPGAPELDGICALPVSALTGEGLDALERELHRAIIGERRPPASGAALSTLRQRDAARRALTSVRAACEGFAAGAPEDLLSVDLAAAVRALGELTGEDATEDLLDTIFTRFCIGK, translated from the coding sequence ATGCGTGAGGACACCATTGCCGCGATCGCCACCGCGCCGGGCGAAGGTGCAATCGGTGTCGTGCGGATCAGCGGTCCAGGCGCCACCGGCATTGCCAAGCGCATCGGCCTCGGCAGCCTGCGCGATCGGCGGGCGCGCTTCGCCCACTTCCGCGATCCCGCCAGCGGTGCGGCGCTGGACGAAGGCATCGCCCTGCTGATGCGCGGGCCGCGCTCCTACACCGGCGAGGACGTGGTCGAGCTGCAGGGCCACGGCGGAAGCCGGGTCCTGCGGCGGCTGTTCGAAGCGACGCTGTGCGCCGGCGCCCGAGCCGCCGAGCCCGGCGAGTTCACGCTGCGCGCCTTCCTCAACGGCAGGCTCGACCTGGCACAGGCGGAGGCCGTGCTGGCGCTGGTGCAGGCCCGCACCGACGTGGCCGCCGACCTGGCCCTCGCCGGACTACAGGGAAAGCTCACCGGACCGCTGCGGGCCGCCCGCACGGCCGCCCTGGAGCTGCTCGCCTATCTCAGCGCCCGCGCCGACTTTCCCGACGAGGACGTGCCGCTTCGCGATATCGGCCCGGAACTCGCTGCCTTAGGCGATCGCCTCGAACGCCTTGCGGCGGAGGCGGAATATGGCCTTCTCCAGCGCGAGGGAGCGAGCATCGCGATCGTCGGCCGGCCGAATGCCGGCAAATCGAGCCTGCTCAACCGCCTGCTGCGCCAGGACCGCGCCATCGTCACACCCGTTCCAGGCACCACGCGGGATACGTTGGAAGAAACCGCCAACCTCGGCGGCCTGCGTGTGGTGCTGACCGACACGGCCGGCATCCGCGAGACCACGGATGCGGTCGAACGGCTTGGTGTGGAGCGCTCCCGCGCCGCCGCCGCCGCGAGTGACCTGCTCCTGCTCGTGATCGACGCCAGCACGCCGCTGAACGACGACGATCGCTCGCTGCTGGCGCTGGCGGCCTCCGCGCCGAGCATCGCGGCGCTGAACAAGCTCGACCTCGGCGCGCTGGTCGCGCCCGGCGCGCCGGAACTGGACGGCATTTGCGCGCTACCGGTCTCGGCGCTCACTGGCGAAGGGCTGGACGCGCTGGAACGCGAGCTACACCGCGCAATCATCGGCGAGCGGCGACCACCCGCGAGTGGCGCTGCCCTCTCGACCTTGCGTCAGCGGGACGCTGCCCGGCGTGCGCTGACCAGCGTGCGGGCCGCGTGCGAGGGCTTTGCCGCCGGCGCTCCCGAGGATCTCCTGAGCGTGGACCTGGCGGCGGCAGTACGCGCCCTGGGCGAGCTGACGGGCGAGGACGCCACCGAAGACCTGCTCGACACGATCTTTACCCGCTTCTGCATCGGCAAGTGA
- a CDS encoding DUF2007 domain-containing protein yields the protein MSGQHDRRGERLVRLAVAEDPVSAEVWRDALAQAGIRSLVRNVDTLAAWSGGAALTLELLVLEGDLEAARAIVNAEPAEPILEPRHHRPRRWRRVLRRGDHRASEPPQ from the coding sequence TTGAGCGGCCAGCACGATCGCCGTGGTGAGCGCCTGGTGCGCCTCGCGGTGGCGGAAGACCCCGTGAGCGCCGAGGTCTGGCGCGATGCGCTGGCGCAGGCCGGCATCCGCTCGTTGGTGCGCAACGTCGATACGCTGGCGGCGTGGTCGGGCGGCGCGGCGCTCACCCTGGAACTGCTTGTGCTTGAAGGCGATCTCGAAGCCGCGCGGGCGATCGTCAACGCAGAGCCGGCGGAGCCGATTTTAGAGCCGCGGCACCACCGCCCACGCCGCTGGCGTCGAGTCTTGCGGCGCGGGGATCACCGCGCATCCGAGCCGCCCCAATGA
- a CDS encoding four-carbon acid sugar kinase family protein — MTIDIVVADDLTGAADTVVQFLPVVDHVLVFPTLRRFEQAVADRALPAGELAIGVSTVSRHVGSVQAARHVRLAHLTALLLWPRLLFHKVDSALRGNPESELAAYLAATGEPGVLMSPAFPPSRRSVRDGVLYVGGVPLAESEVGRDPRTPATESSVPALLGRHSFLPISTIPLGSVRGSQEELTARVRALAAGITVADAETPDDLARIARAVVDAGLLHAISGSAGLARQLSVLLPRSARRGIEETHLRARRILVVIGSPHPRARAQIAHAVRERAGVLSPVYYGWAVDPAKWEFMRLLETVLRREECAIVLPPFLDNMSRWNSDAILQSLATMAQRLIERTTPNGEPLVDALVVSGGDTAAALCSRFGTEHIELVDEVFPGAPLGVMRGGLTNGIPIVTKSGAHGPDDGLVRIIERLRGAAGSLPSVEPGAAV, encoded by the coding sequence GTGACGATCGACATCGTCGTTGCCGACGATCTGACCGGCGCGGCCGACACGGTTGTGCAGTTCCTGCCCGTTGTCGATCACGTGCTGGTCTTCCCTACGTTGCGCCGCTTCGAGCAGGCAGTGGCAGACCGGGCATTGCCCGCGGGCGAGTTGGCGATCGGCGTGTCGACCGTGTCGCGCCACGTAGGTAGCGTCCAAGCGGCGAGGCATGTGCGGCTCGCGCATCTCACGGCGCTGCTGCTGTGGCCCAGGCTGCTCTTCCATAAGGTCGATTCCGCGCTGCGGGGTAACCCCGAATCTGAGCTGGCCGCTTACCTCGCGGCCACCGGCGAACCGGGTGTGCTCATGTCGCCTGCCTTCCCACCCTCGCGGCGCAGCGTCCGCGATGGTGTCCTGTATGTGGGCGGCGTGCCGCTCGCCGAGAGTGAGGTTGGCCGCGATCCGCGCACGCCGGCTACAGAATCGTCCGTGCCGGCGCTGCTCGGCAGGCATTCGTTCCTGCCGATTAGCACGATCCCGTTGGGCTCCGTGCGCGGGAGCCAGGAGGAGCTGACCGCGCGCGTGCGTGCGCTGGCCGCGGGCATCACCGTGGCGGACGCCGAGACTCCCGACGACCTGGCCCGCATCGCGCGTGCGGTGGTCGACGCCGGGCTATTGCATGCGATTTCAGGCTCCGCGGGACTAGCCCGCCAGCTAAGCGTGTTGCTTCCGCGTTCCGCAAGGCGCGGCATCGAAGAAACTCACCTCAGAGCAAGGCGTATTCTGGTCGTGATCGGTAGTCCGCATCCCCGCGCCCGCGCTCAGATCGCGCATGCCGTGCGCGAACGAGCAGGCGTTTTGTCGCCTGTGTATTACGGATGGGCAGTGGACCCGGCGAAATGGGAATTCATGCGCCTGCTTGAGACCGTGCTGCGGCGCGAAGAGTGTGCCATTGTACTGCCGCCCTTCCTCGACAACATGAGCCGCTGGAACTCCGACGCGATCTTGCAATCGCTGGCGACGATGGCGCAGCGGCTGATCGAGCGGACTACGCCGAACGGCGAACCACTGGTTGACGCGCTCGTGGTGTCGGGCGGCGACACTGCGGCGGCTCTCTGCAGTCGGTTCGGGACCGAGCACATCGAGTTGGTCGACGAGGTGTTTCCAGGCGCGCCGCTCGGTGTCATGCGTGGTGGTCTCACCAATGGAATCCCGATTGTGACGAAGAGTGGCGCTCACGGGCCGGACGATGGGCTGGTACGAATCATCGAACGGCTACGGGGCGCGGCAGGTAGCCTTCCGTCGGTCGAGCCGGGCGCCGCGGTGTAA
- a CDS encoding DUF899 family protein, with the protein MAHKVLSHNEWVEARKKHLAKEKEFTRMRDQLSRERRELPWELVEKDYTFQGEHGQVSLSDMFAGRSQLVVYHAMFNPDTAGPNTPYTTDAACFTCSWWMDNFNGITVHLNHRDITMAAISYAPYEKLAAYKQRMGWSFPWFSSVGSDFNLDYHVSFGPDELKAGKVEYNYLPSQWGMTEAPGISVFLKDADAIYHTYSTYARGLDMLNVAYHYMDLVPRGRDEGEGGAGSWLRRHDEYAD; encoded by the coding sequence ATGGCTCACAAGGTTCTTTCACACAATGAATGGGTCGAGGCTCGCAAGAAGCACCTGGCGAAAGAGAAGGAGTTCACGCGCATGCGCGACCAGTTGAGTCGCGAGCGCCGCGAGCTTCCGTGGGAGCTGGTAGAAAAGGACTACACCTTCCAGGGCGAGCATGGGCAGGTGTCGTTGAGCGACATGTTCGCGGGCCGCAGCCAGCTCGTCGTCTACCACGCCATGTTCAATCCGGATACCGCTGGGCCAAACACGCCCTATACCACGGACGCGGCGTGCTTCACGTGTTCCTGGTGGATGGACAACTTCAACGGCATCACGGTCCACCTGAACCATCGCGACATCACGATGGCGGCGATATCGTACGCGCCGTACGAGAAACTGGCCGCGTACAAGCAGCGCATGGGCTGGTCTTTCCCGTGGTTCTCATCGGTGGGCAGCGATTTCAACCTCGACTATCACGTGTCGTTCGGGCCGGACGAACTGAAGGCGGGCAAGGTCGAATACAACTACCTGCCCAGTCAGTGGGGGATGACGGAGGCGCCGGGGATCAGCGTGTTTCTGAAGGACGCCGACGCGATCTATCACACTTACTCAACGTACGCGCGCGGCCTCGATATGCTGAACGTCGCGTACCACTACATGGACCTGGTTCCCAGGGGGCGCGACGAGGGCGAGGGTGGGGCAGGTAGCTGGCTGCGACGCCACGACGAGTATGCCGACTGA
- a CDS encoding 4-hydroxyphenylacetate 3-hydroxylase N-terminal domain-containing protein has translation MALRTPQQYRDSLKDGRTVYFRGARVDDVTTHPVIRVAVDHAAIDYEMAENPGYHELAVVSDGPGAPYSRYYKLPENVDDLLKRSALIEQATALGNTLVVLIKEIGTDALFGLHLVAAQLDAKLGTQYLPRVKAFYEHCRDSDLALAVAQTDVKGDRAKGPADQEHPDYYVRIVERRDDGIVVRGAKCHTSVSTNANELIVLPTRAMGEADAQYAVSFALPLNTPGLKLLASPYGSSGQEERTEFEFPISARHKMMETTTVFDDVFVPWERVFLAGEWQYAGPLALGFVEFHRFTAISYKLPLVDALVGSAQLMADYNGISRAAHVRDKLIQLISYAETLRGLTHHAALRCRVGELGIAAPDALTVNMAKYHFAHHYHEAVAMVQDITGGLLVTGPGVEDVESEEIGPYLRHYFGGRAGVDGRERLRAINFVKDLTSSEYGGYQEVLAIHAEGSLEAEKLMIARAYDARRTLDLVRSMAGIA, from the coding sequence GTGGCACTCCGCACCCCCCAGCAGTATCGAGACAGCCTCAAGGACGGCCGCACGGTCTACTTTCGCGGCGCCCGCGTGGACGACGTCACCACCCATCCAGTGATCAGAGTAGCCGTCGATCACGCGGCGATCGACTACGAGATGGCCGAGAACCCCGGATACCACGAGCTGGCGGTGGTCAGCGACGGCCCCGGAGCGCCATACAGCCGCTACTACAAACTGCCCGAGAACGTGGACGACCTGCTCAAGCGCAGCGCCCTGATCGAGCAGGCGACGGCGCTGGGCAACACGCTGGTGGTGTTGATCAAGGAGATCGGCACCGATGCCCTCTTCGGCTTGCACCTGGTCGCGGCGCAGCTGGACGCGAAGCTGGGCACGCAGTACCTGCCGCGCGTCAAGGCGTTCTACGAGCACTGCCGCGACAGCGACCTGGCACTGGCCGTGGCACAGACCGACGTCAAGGGCGACCGCGCCAAGGGGCCGGCCGACCAGGAGCACCCGGATTACTACGTGCGCATCGTCGAGCGGCGGGACGACGGCATCGTCGTGCGCGGCGCCAAGTGCCACACCTCGGTCTCCACCAACGCTAACGAGTTGATCGTGCTGCCGACGCGGGCCATGGGTGAGGCCGACGCCCAGTACGCGGTCTCCTTTGCCCTTCCCCTGAACACGCCCGGCTTGAAGCTGCTCGCAAGCCCGTACGGCTCCTCCGGCCAGGAGGAGCGCACCGAGTTCGAGTTCCCGATCAGCGCGCGCCACAAGATGATGGAGACGACGACCGTCTTCGACGACGTCTTCGTGCCCTGGGAGCGCGTGTTTCTGGCCGGCGAGTGGCAGTACGCGGGCCCGCTTGCCCTCGGATTCGTCGAGTTTCACCGCTTCACCGCGATCTCGTACAAGCTGCCGCTGGTGGACGCGCTGGTCGGCTCGGCGCAGCTGATGGCCGACTACAACGGCATCAGCCGCGCGGCGCACGTGCGCGACAAGCTGATTCAGCTGATCAGCTATGCGGAGACATTGCGCGGCCTCACGCACCATGCCGCCCTGCGCTGCCGCGTGGGCGAACTCGGCATCGCGGCGCCCGACGCGCTGACTGTCAACATGGCCAAATATCATTTCGCGCACCACTACCACGAGGCCGTGGCGATGGTGCAGGACATCACCGGCGGGCTGCTGGTGACCGGTCCGGGTGTGGAGGATGTGGAGAGCGAGGAGATCGGGCCGTATCTGCGCCACTACTTCGGCGGTCGGGCCGGCGTGGACGGCCGCGAGCGCCTGCGGGCGATCAACTTCGTGAAGGATCTGACCTCATCGGAATACGGCGGCTATCAAGAGGTGCTGGCGATCCACGCCGAAGGCTCGCTCGAAGCAGAGAAGCTGATGATTGCCCGCGCCTACGACGCGCGGCGCACCCTGGACCTGGTGCGCTCGATGGCGGGCATCGCCTGA
- a CDS encoding metalloregulator ArsR/SmtB family transcription factor, producing MAQDVYSALANPVRRQILELLRGGPRAVNDLAGQFALGRPAISEHLQVLRRVHLVREEPRGQQRYYHLEALPLAEVDEWLHPFERYWRGRMRALRQLLDEEQR from the coding sequence ATGGCACAAGACGTGTATAGCGCGTTGGCTAATCCGGTGCGCCGGCAGATTCTGGAGTTGTTGCGGGGCGGTCCTCGGGCCGTCAACGATCTGGCGGGCCAGTTCGCGCTGGGTCGCCCCGCGATCTCCGAGCACCTGCAGGTACTCAGGCGTGTGCACCTCGTGCGGGAAGAGCCACGTGGTCAGCAGCGCTACTACCACCTGGAGGCCCTTCCCCTGGCCGAGGTGGACGAGTGGCTGCATCCGTTCGAGCGCTACTGGCGGGGCCGGATGCGGGCGCTTCGCCAACTGCTGGACGAGGAGCAGAGATGA